A window of Candidatus Zixiibacteriota bacterium genomic DNA:
GATTGCAGTCAATCTAGCTAAGTCTTTGTCGAATAACAAACAAGAGGCCATCGCGTTCCCCTGCACCTTCCGGGTAAACGAAACTCACTTGGTAGAACCCGACGTTATTTCCCAAGGCGAATACGTCGCTCCGCAATCGCACGCTCGGGCCTGTCAGATCATCGATCGGGCGCCCATGATCTTTCCACCCAGAAGAAGGCCATACCTGTACGCTGTTCTACGAATCCCATGCGGGGCCAGCCACCATTTCTCAAACAGTATTTTGCCGACGTGCCAGGCCTTTCCAATTTTCTTTAGTTTTACTTCCGGAGAAGGTTCTGCAAAAAAGTTGCCATATGCGAACCCGGCAAGGTCTGCACCGGCTTCAAGCATGCAGTAACCGTCACCACAGAAACTCACATTCGACTCACGTCCTGTGATGCTTCCCGCGACTCGACGTGCGACTACTAACGCCTGGGCATGTGCGAATACTCCTGCCTTGGGAAGCATAAGAGGAACCTCCGGTTTCCATCGGCCCGGTATCGGAATCGACGTCACGTCGCCAATAGTGTAGACGTTGTCTACCTTGGTTACCATGGAAAACCTGTCGACCGGTATCCATCCAGTCTCATTAGCCAGCACAGATTTCCGAATAACGTCCGGGCTTCGATGCGGCGGGATCGCCACAAGAAGATCATAGGGAATGGCGCCCTTGTCTGCGAACAGCATCTGCTTATTTACGCCGTCTACGGATTGAAGCTGATGAAGTGAGTGATACCTGATCTTTCTCGCAGCGAGCATTGCGGACGCCGCATTGGCCAGGAGCGGCCCGGCTACCGGCATCGGCTGAGACTCCGGAGTAAACAGATCGATTTCCACGGCAGCCCGGCGCCCGCATCGACTGAAAAAATCGGCTATCAGCATAGCTCCTTCAAGGGGCGCGCCGGGGCACTTGTATGGCAACGCAGCGACTACAACCGCAATTCTGCCCGAGCAAAATTCTCTGAGTGCGTTGTGCAGCCTGCCGGCGCCGTCCAGTGTATAAAACGTGTGTGCCACCCCAGCTAATCCCGGGACTTCACCCGGGGCCAGCTCGGCGCCAAGCGCGACAATCAGGTAGTCATAGGCCAGCACGCCTTGGTCGGTTTCGACCTGCGCCCGCGTGCTGTCGATGGCGAGAACATTGGCCCGGAGAAAGTCGACACCAGATCGAAGCAGAACTTTCACGGGTTGAGTAATCCTACCGGGGCGACGGTGGCCTGTCATCACCCACAGGAATGAGGGGGCAAAGGCATGATTCTCGTTGCGCTCCACGAGAATGATTCGGTGATGCCAAGGGAGTAGTTGCCTCAGTTCATTGGCGGCCACAAGTCCACCGACACCGCCGCCCAATATCAATACTGTCTTGGAGTGAGTCATCTTATTCTATCCGGCAGCCGGTATTTTCTGAACGAGTTCAGAATACAATGGTCTTGTCCGCCCAGATCGTCCAGTCGGTGAGTTCTTCCATGGAACTACGATGAACTCCGTCGAGCAAGTCCCTTTCCGCAATGCCCCGGGCATCTGCGCACGATCCACATACGCCGACCGGTATCTCGGTCGACACCAGGCTCCTGATCATCCGCTCAAGATTGTAGTAGCCTGACGGTGTCTTCTGGCCCTTCATAGCGCAGCCGATTGCATCCGCCATGAGGAATACATGCAACTCGATACCCTCCCTTTTGCTAAGCGAGACAGCCAGCCGCAACGCATTATACGAGCGCTCTGTGCCGTAGGGCGGGTCATTCAGCAGCAAGAGTATTTTCATGTTTCTCCTATCTCGGGTCTACAACTTCCTTTCTTGCCGAGTGAACTACCCTGTTTCGACCGGCATGCCGGCCTCTTCCCATTCAGCGACTCCATCCTTCAGTCGGGTGGCTTCCAGTCCTTTTGACCGAAGATACGAAACGGCCTCTTGAGCAAGTACGCAGTACGGCCCACGGCAGTACGCGACAAACTTTTTGTCGGGAGGGAACTCTTTCAGACGCTTTTTAAGCGCTGACAGGGGCACCGATACCGCGTGCGGCAAGTGACCGGCCGCAAATTCATCGACAGGCCGAACGTCAAGAATGACAACCTCACCGGCTTTCGCCTGCTTCAGCAGCCTCCTGCGCTCAACCGGCAGAAGGGTCGGCGAGTCGTCAAAGTAATCAGCTATGATGCGATCGATTTCGGCGAGCCGCCTCTGGGCGATCTCGCGCAGGGTGCGAAAGAATCGGCACACTTCGCGATCAGCCAGACGGTAGTAGACAAATACGCCATCTTTTCGGCCGTCGACCAATCGAGCCACTCGAAGGACATGCAGGTGCCGCGAGGTATTTGCTATTGACATCGATGATTGCTGGGCCAGTACCTCGACGGTCTTTTCGGACTGACACAACAGGTCCAGAAGCTCAAGGCGCTTGGGGCTGGATAGGGCGCGGCCCAGGAGGGCGAACTGGGCGTAAAGTCTGTCCTTAGTCTCTCGTGCAACGGACACCGTATTATCCTCAACTATTCAATCAATTAATTGAATATATTACGTTTCTCCCCCTGCCGCAAGCGATTTCTTGGGCCGCCATCCTCCAAAGTGCCCTTGCTTAGCCCGTCGCTTTCGTGGCGCTGCTCATGCGTCCCTTCCAGTCGCGGCCGCCTAGCCAAGCTATACTCCTGACCAGATAGATCCTGTCGTTGTAAGCTGTTGTCCGGCAAAGTATTTGGTGGAAGTTCGGCACTATGAACGCACGCTGATTGAAACCACACTGCCGGGTCGGAAGGCAAGCGGGTAGTAACGTGGATCAGGAAAGTCAGACGTCCCGGTGCCAGGAGCCCCACCCGCTTGCGCGTGGGATCGAGATGCCACTTGCGTGAGGTCCTGCCCTCCGCCGGCAGATGAGGACATCTGCCGGGCCCTGTTATAAAGCCGCCGGCAGATGAGGACCCCGCGCTCCTGCGCGGGGCCGGGCACGATGTTGACAGAAGTCTCGCGTAACAGCCCGACCTCGGTGGCCCACCCGCTTGCGGGTGGGATTGCGAGTATTCTCACGTGAGAGACACCGTCGGGTTCCGCGCATTCTCCAATTGAACGCGAAACCCGGCATCACTGACTAAGAACAGTCCGGCAGCCCCAGCGACGGGCCGGTGATAAACAAGTAGTCGATCAGGTAGGTGATATCACCGATGGAAACGTCCTCGCAAGTCGGCTCGCCCGTGGCCGATTGATTGATATCCGCCTCAGGCAGACAGTTCAACACACCGTCACACGTGCCGGTGATAAACTTGGCGTCGATCATCACAGTCACGTCGCCGATAGTCGGCTCGTCCTCGCCGCTGCTGTTGGCATCGCCGACTCTCGCCACACAACAGCCGCCGCCGGTAAGGCTGAACACCTGCTGAAAGCCGGAATGCAGCTTGTAGTTGGTCGACGTGCTCCAGCCGACGGCGGTCTGGCCGACCGTGGCGTTGAGCAGGTAGTTTGTCGAGGACAAACCGACTCCGCCACCCGATGAGATCGTCTGCCAGGGGATTTTCTCCCCGGTGGCGAACAGGCTGGACGCAGCCAGCACCAGCCCCAGCGTCAGAATGGATAGTGATCTTGAACGCATCATGGCACGCTCCGTCTGCTTACTTCTTGGACGCGATTTCTTCGATTAGCTTCTTCAATTCGGCCACCTGGGCCTTGAGTTCCTGGTTTTCTTTCCGCAGTTCCTTGACCGCGGCCAGCGCGATACCGGACGGATCAATAGTCGAAATCGTCTTGTCATTGGCGCCTACGCCAAACACTTCCTTGAAATCCTGGGCGGTCGGGCCGATATGCGTGACCTCGTCCGACTCGTTCTTATAGTTCCACTGTGTGATACGGAGCTGCTCGATCTTTTCGAGAATCTTTTCCCCGTCCACCGGCTGGAAGTTCTCTTTTATGTCAGCGTCCGAGACATTGACCCAATTCGTACCGTTGCAATAGGCCCCTCCGGCTACCTCAATGGCTGCCGATGGCGCGGCCACACCGATACCGACTTTTGATTGGAAATACGCCTCTCCGTTTGTGCCAATCTGTGCTGCTACCGTACCGACGCTGTTGCGAAGGATACTACCATCGCCATTCATAACATGGATCACTGTCCCATTCTGTTCGAGAGAGATGCTGGGCCCGGCCGCGCTATCCACTACGATTCGGGCTGATGACGGCTGGGTGGCGTAGATAAAGCCGGATTGAAGCTTGTACTCTGTTGAAGTGCTGCTGCTAGTGGTGGTCGCACTGTAATCATCGGTGCCGTCATTATTGAGATCAACAGCACATACCGTGCTGGCCGTCGACGCATCCGTCGCGCTCGCAACCATCCTTTGGGCGCCGGTACCCTTGGTCTTGATGGCCATGCGAGCACCAGCTTCATCGGCGGAATCGACAATTTGACTCTGCGTTGGCCTGTCGCCCCGCTCGAAGAACGTCTTCAGGATTGACCTGGACTGTGTCGCATTTGACGATGATCCGACATCCGGCGTGCCGTCATCGTCGACATCGACCACCATCGCCATGGCAGTTTCTGAACTGTCGACTTTTTGCCAAACGGTACCATTGAAAATGCCGTCCCCATCCAAATCAGCACCAACGACCTGCACTGCCGAATCCTGATATGTGGTGCTGCTGATCCGGTTCTTGTCGGCTCCGGTCCCTTTGGTGTTGATGGCCACATTCGAGGTCGTCGGAGTGATCACGACCGACGCGGACCCTTCAGGATCACCGTCATCATCAGTGTCGTGGGTACAGGCGATGGCTGCAGAATCCAGAGTTGTGGTGCCGGTAACTGCCACGCGGTTCTTGTCGGCGCCGGTCCCCTTGGTGTTGATCGCGACACTGGACGTGGTCGGCACGACGGCAGATGCAACTTCCTGGTCGGGTAAGCCGTCGCCGTCATCGTCTATCGCGCATGTGTGCACGGCGCTTCCTTCGCCGGTGGAGCCGGAAACGAACACCAGTCGTCCGCTCTGAGCGCCGGTGCCTTTGGTGTTGACCGCGTGTTTGGCGCTGGTAGCATCACACGATGAAGAGACAATGCGATCAGGTGACCCGTCGCGGTCCACGTCGGCCACTACTACCTTGCGCGCGCCAAGATCATCACATGTGGTAGTCACCGATGAGTTTTGCATCAAACCCAGGTGCAGGAGCTTGGATTCTAGTTCGTTAATCCTCGTCCGCATATTGATGCTTGAGCTGGAACTGCCATCGCCCACGTCGCAGGCCTGCACGACCGAATCCGGCGTGGCCGCCATTCTTATTGTACCGGTGGTGCTGCCGCTCATGCCGCCTTTCCATCTGGAAGTCGCACCGTTCTCAGTTACCGCATCCTCGATTTCTACCTCGGGCGTACCATCGGCGTCGCTATCGACATCCAGCAATACGAAGGAATGTGGTGTAACCGAACCGGGCTTCGCTACAACCATGCCACGCCACCGAGCCAGCCCATTGGTGGCCTGGCCATTGACGCTGCTTGCGCTGAAGGCACTCGGGACGGCTCCAAGCCGCAGCCGGGGACGAAGAGTCTCCGGGCTTCCGCTCACCAGTACTTGAACTTCCAGGTACAGGTCCTGTTGGGCGAAATCTGTGAACACATCAAAGAAGCCGTTCGTGAGACCCAGTTCTGCGGAAAAGAGTCCGTCTTTGGTCTCGATGTCCTGCGGCTCGCTCCAAAGCTGAGCCCCACCCACTGAGTCGGTCCACAGGCTGAAAGTAGCAGCGTATGCACCGTCGGCTAACGGCGTGTCGTCAGAATTCAGAAGGCGACCGTGATGGGAGATGACTGGCGTGGCGGCATGCGATGGCATCCACACGGCCATCACCACCAGCACGACTACCAGACGAAGCAGCGATCTTGGAATCATGCGATTCTCCTTGAGACTGGGGGTTTTGAGCTCGTACCCGGCGCGCTGGGAATGGCAGATTGCAACTCGCGTCGAGTCTGTTCATTTGTATGCTAAAATAAACAACATGGACCTATAGTGTCAAGAATAATCCGCAACAAAGACCCTTGAATCGTGTTTTGCCCGCACGACTGCGCCGAGCTGACTGTTGGCGACCATCACCCATGATCGAAGAATGAACGAAGCCGCGGTGTGAGTTTTGCGGAGGCCGGCCTCTCGACCATACTCCGGCGCGATTGGACAGAGTGACAAGCGCTTAGCACCGCACGCCAGTTGCCAAACTGCGGCTTAAGTGAATACGACTAACCGAGATTTGCGGGAAGAAATGTGAACTAATGCACAAGCATAGTTACGACGGCGCTTGTTGTCGAGGGAAATGAGCAGGATTTATCGCTCGAGGCGCCTCAAAATCGTCACGCCCACACTAAAACCGACTACGCCGATGGTAACCAGCATTCCAAGTGGCAAAAGCATATCACTCCAGCCGAAACCGCGCCAGATCGCGCCTTCCAGAGCGAGGATGCTCCACTTGACTGGACTGAAACTGCTCAGCGTACCCAGCCATGCGGGCATAAACATGAGCGGCATCATCCCGCCACCAGCCATCGACATCACGAGCAGAATAGCCCAGCCGGCCCCCGCAACCGAGTTTTCTGTCTTTCCGAGCACGCTGATAAACATCATGACACCCACGAAACAGATCCCGGCAGCGACGATTGACACGAGCAGGACCGAGTAGGACGCCACTCTGACCTGGAACACCAGCACGCCGAACAGCATCAGCGCGAGGCAGACCGTCACACCCGCCATGAAACAGGCGAGCCCCTTCCCTGCGAGAATTTGCGTTCTCGAAATCGGCGCCAGCCTTAGGCGCATATAGGTGCCGCGGGTACGTTCCATGACCAGGCCGATAGCAAAGGCGGCCACCACACCAATCAGCGCCCACTGAAGCGATTGGGGAAACGTGATTTCCCAACTGGAGCGCGGCCCTCGCCGGTTCACGGCGATATCCTCGAATTCGAGATTCAACTGGCCGAACGGCGACCCGGAACCGCTCCCGGCCGCGGTTTCGGACGAGGCCAGGTCCTGCAGGACGCTATCGAACAGAACCAGCGATTCCCTGTAGAGCGACTTCTTTTCGCCGGCCATTCCCGGTGCGCTGTCGATATGAGAGATACCTTGTTGAATCCATTTCCTGGTGCGATCACGATCCGTGAACATCTCCTGCACCTGGCTGAAATAGGCCTGGTTCAACAGCCCCTCAAGATAACCGGCTTCGGCTTTGCACGACGGATCGATACCTACCTTGAGGTTGCCCTCAGGCATTCCGAAAAAGCCGCCTTGTGTTCCGGCGCTGTCGAGATACTGCACATAAGCTACAAGTTTCCCCGACGCAACAAGATGACGGGCTGAATCGAGCGGAAGGTCCTGAATCGCCAGCGCCGATGACTTGCCGAGTACCTCGCGTAGAGCTTTTGCGGAGGGCGAGGCGCTTTCGCTTACCCAGGCGATTTTGAGCGAGCGTGCCCCACCCTCGCCACCGGAGAAGATCGACCCAAAGAACAGGGCCATCAGGAGCGGGAAGGCGATCACCCAGAACATGCCGAACCGGTCGCGCCAGAGCTGGCGAAGATCTTTGAGAGCTATGGCAATGATAACGGGCATTAGTCGCGAAGCCTCCGGCCGGTAAGGTTGAGAAACACTGATTCCAGGTCCGGACTGTCCACGGTCAGCGTCCGGAACTGAACCCCCTGCGCATGAAGGCGGGCGACATCTTCAAAGGGAGTACGGCATTCGAAGCGAAGCCGTGTGCCGTCAAGAACGCCTGGCAGCGACACGTCGGCCGGGTTCAATTCTAATTCGGCCGTCACCACCGCCACGCCGCCGTGGCGGGCCAGCAAACTGGGCACGGTGTCGAGTACGAGTATCCTCCCATGGTCGATTATCGCCACCCTGTCGCACAGGCGCTGCGCTTCCTCCATGTAATGTGTGGTATAGACAATGGTACGCCCCTCCCGTCGAAGTTGTTCGATCAGGTCGAAAATCAGGTTGCGGGACTGGGGATCAATTCCGACAGTCGGCTCATCGAGCAGTATAAGCGGCGGATCATGCACGATGGCACAGGCCAGATTGAGCCGTCGCTTCATGCCACCTGAGTAGGTGCTCACCCGATCGGCTCTGCGATCGACCAGGCCGGAAAAGGTCAGACAGAACTGCACACGCTCTCTCAGCTGTTTCCCCGAAAGCCCATAGAGCCGCCCGAAAAACGTCAGGTTTTCCTCGCCGGTTAGGTCCTCGTAGATCGCCAGCGCCTGCGGGGCGTTGCCGATACCCCGGCGCACCGACGGTTCGAGCGGATTTCCGCCACCATTGATATTGACGCTGCCGCTGTCCGGGGCCAGCGCCCCGACCATCATATTAATGGTAGTGCTCTTTCCCGCGCCGTTCGGACCAAGCAGTCCGAACAGCGAACCGGGGGCGATATCGAACGAGACGTTATCAACCGCCACAATCGAACCGAATCGCTTGATGAGGTTGTTTACGGAAATCATTACGGATTATACGTACGTTGAAAGCCTCGCACAAGTTTCTTGCAAGAGACAGGAGCACTCAACCTTGACTTGCGGCGGTCGGCCCCCGTACCATTGACCTTGATAGAACACGCTACAACAACGCGAGGTACCGATGTCCCACCGTCCGGAAATCACCTGGCAGTCAGTAACAGGCGCCATAGTTGTCTCCGCCATCATCTCCATGGCCTACCCGTACATTGTCCTCAAACTCGGCATGGGCCCGAACATGAGCGTGCTGGCCGCTTTCCTGGGGGCGATCTTTCTGTCGGTCACGGCCATGGCCACCCGCGGCCGCAACGCGGTTCAGAACAATATCATTCAGTCAGCGGCAACATCGGCGGTTTCGACCGCTTTCATGTGC
This region includes:
- a CDS encoding FAD/NAD(P)-binding oxidoreductase — encoded protein: MTHSKTVLILGGGVGGLVAANELRQLLPWHHRIILVERNENHAFAPSFLWVMTGHRRPGRITQPVKVLLRSGVDFLRANVLAIDSTRAQVETDQGVLAYDYLIVALGAELAPGEVPGLAGVAHTFYTLDGAGRLHNALREFCSGRIAVVVAALPYKCPGAPLEGAMLIADFFSRCGRRAAVEIDLFTPESQPMPVAGPLLANAASAMLAARKIRYHSLHQLQSVDGVNKQMLFADKGAIPYDLLVAIPPHRSPDVIRKSVLANETGWIPVDRFSMVTKVDNVYTIGDVTSIPIPGRWKPEVPLMLPKAGVFAHAQALVVARRVAGSITGRESNVSFCGDGYCMLEAGADLAGFAYGNFFAEPSPEVKLKKIGKAWHVGKILFEKWWLAPHGIRRTAYRYGLLLGGKIMGARSMI
- a CDS encoding DsrE family protein, whose translation is MKILLLLNDPPYGTERSYNALRLAVSLSKREGIELHVFLMADAIGCAMKGQKTPSGYYNLERMIRSLVSTEIPVGVCGSCADARGIAERDLLDGVHRSSMEELTDWTIWADKTIVF
- a CDS encoding metalloregulator ArsR/SmtB family transcription factor; the encoded protein is MSVARETKDRLYAQFALLGRALSSPKRLELLDLLCQSEKTVEVLAQQSSMSIANTSRHLHVLRVARLVDGRKDGVFVYYRLADREVCRFFRTLREIAQRRLAEIDRIIADYFDDSPTLLPVERRRLLKQAKAGEVVILDVRPVDEFAAGHLPHAVSVPLSALKKRLKEFPPDKKFVAYCRGPYCVLAQEAVSYLRSKGLEATRLKDGVAEWEEAGMPVETG
- a CDS encoding tail fiber domain-containing protein, whose product is MIPRSLLRLVVVLVVMAVWMPSHAATPVISHHGRLLNSDDTPLADGAYAATFSLWTDSVGGAQLWSEPQDIETKDGLFSAELGLTNGFFDVFTDFAQQDLYLEVQVLVSGSPETLRPRLRLGAVPSAFSASSVNGQATNGLARWRGMVVAKPGSVTPHSFVLLDVDSDADGTPEVEIEDAVTENGATSRWKGGMSGSTTGTIRMAATPDSVVQACDVGDGSSSSSINMRTRINELESKLLHLGLMQNSSVTTTCDDLGARKVVVADVDRDGSPDRIVSSSCDATSAKHAVNTKGTGAQSGRLVFVSGSTGEGSAVHTCAIDDDGDGLPDQEVASAVVPTTSSVAINTKGTGADKNRVAVTGTTTLDSAAIACTHDTDDDGDPEGSASVVITPTTSNVAINTKGTGADKNRISSTTYQDSAVQVVGADLDGDGIFNGTVWQKVDSSETAMAMVVDVDDDGTPDVGSSSNATQSRSILKTFFERGDRPTQSQIVDSADEAGARMAIKTKGTGAQRMVASATDASTASTVCAVDLNNDGTDDYSATTTSSSTSTEYKLQSGFIYATQPSSARIVVDSAAGPSISLEQNGTVIHVMNGDGSILRNSVGTVAAQIGTNGEAYFQSKVGIGVAAPSAAIEVAGGAYCNGTNWVNVSDADIKENFQPVDGEKILEKIEQLRITQWNYKNESDEVTHIGPTAQDFKEVFGVGANDKTISTIDPSGIALAAVKELRKENQELKAQVAELKKLIEEIASKK
- a CDS encoding ABC transporter permease, whose protein sequence is MPVIIAIALKDLRQLWRDRFGMFWVIAFPLLMALFFGSIFSGGEGGARSLKIAWVSESASPSAKALREVLGKSSALAIQDLPLDSARHLVASGKLVAYVQYLDSAGTQGGFFGMPEGNLKVGIDPSCKAEAGYLEGLLNQAYFSQVQEMFTDRDRTRKWIQQGISHIDSAPGMAGEKKSLYRESLVLFDSVLQDLASSETAAGSGSGSPFGQLNLEFEDIAVNRRGPRSSWEITFPQSLQWALIGVVAAFAIGLVMERTRGTYMRLRLAPISRTQILAGKGLACFMAGVTVCLALMLFGVLVFQVRVASYSVLLVSIVAAGICFVGVMMFISVLGKTENSVAGAGWAILLVMSMAGGGMMPLMFMPAWLGTLSSFSPVKWSILALEGAIWRGFGWSDMLLPLGMLVTIGVVGFSVGVTILRRLER
- a CDS encoding ABC transporter ATP-binding protein, which encodes MISVNNLIKRFGSIVAVDNVSFDIAPGSLFGLLGPNGAGKSTTINMMVGALAPDSGSVNINGGGNPLEPSVRRGIGNAPQALAIYEDLTGEENLTFFGRLYGLSGKQLRERVQFCLTFSGLVDRRADRVSTYSGGMKRRLNLACAIVHDPPLILLDEPTVGIDPQSRNLIFDLIEQLRREGRTIVYTTHYMEEAQRLCDRVAIIDHGRILVLDTVPSLLARHGGVAVVTAELELNPADVSLPGVLDGTRLRFECRTPFEDVARLHAQGVQFRTLTVDSPDLESVFLNLTGRRLRD